A region from the Ammospiza nelsoni isolate bAmmNel1 chromosome 1, bAmmNel1.pri, whole genome shotgun sequence genome encodes:
- the PPP1R42 gene encoding LOW QUALITY PROTEIN: protein phosphatase 1 regulatory subunit 42 (The sequence of the model RefSeq protein was modified relative to this genomic sequence to represent the inferred CDS: substituted 1 base at 1 genomic stop codon) — MVRLTMDLIAKNAGHKNRSEEDFGQYVQKLTHLNLSDKNIDSIGDLSFCRNLRVLYLYDNQINQIQNLDFASNITHLYLQNNRISSIENLSPLKKLEKLYLGGNYITVVEGLDKVGELRELHIESQHLPPGEKLLFDPVSLNSLAVLIKFLKGLSFPVXTAEIEIFPLQKSLSVLNISNNNIDELEELAVLENLSYLKAVDNQLKHMKDLEGVLKKWTKLRRIDLTGNPICQKPKYKDRIIVQSLTLESLDGKEIQEMERRFLMNWKASRAARQKSNERKTDEQAAKVESSDFEAPYFTIPLHPSRPVKEKKGKPDFLDLAHKQKGERKPPPRIHERRSQMKTQVEEESEATT; from the exons ATGGTTCGACTAACAATGGACCTAATTGCTAAAAATGCTGGTCACAAGAACCGTAGTGAAGAGGATTTTGGACAATATGTGCAAAAATTAACTCATCTGAATTTATCAGATAAAAATATAGATTCAATt GGTGACCTCTCTTTCTGTAGAAATCTGAGAGTTCTGTATTTATATGATAACCAAATCAACCAAATCCAGAACTTGGACTTTGCTTCAAACATAACGCACCTTTACCTTCAGAACAATCGTATTTCCAGTATAGAAAATCTCTCACCACtgaaaaaacttgaaaaact GTATTTAGGAGGCAACTATATCACTGTAGTAGAGGGTTTGGATAAAGTAGGAGAACTGAGGGAGCTACATATTGAAAGTCAACATCTCCCTCCTGGTGAAAAGCTTCTGTTTGATCCAGTATCTCTTAACTCCCTGGCA GTCTTGATCAAATTTTTGAAGGGGCTTAGTTTTCCTGTATAAACTGCTGAAATAGAGATTTTTCC ccttcagaaaTCTTTGTCTGTATTGAATATCAGCAATAACAATATTGATGAATTAGAAGAACTGGCAGTTTTGGAAAATCTTTCTTATCTTAAAGCAGTCGACAATCAACTTAAACATATGAAG GATTTGGAGGgtgtattaaaaaaatggaCAAAGCTACGCAGAATAGATCTTACAGGAAACCCCATCTGCCAAAAACCAAAGTACAAGGATAGGATTATAGTACAGTCACTGACTTTAG AATCCCTGGATGGGAAAGAAATTCAAGAAATGGAAAGACGTTTCTTAATGAATTGGAAagcctccagagctgccaggcaaaaaagcaatgaaagaaAGACTGATGAACAGGCAGCCAAAGTAGAATCTT ctgaCTTTGAAGCACCTTATTTCACAATTCCTCTTCACCCCAGTCGccctgtgaaagaaaaaaaaggaaaaccagattttttaGATTTGGCTCACAAGcagaaaggtgaaagaaaacCTCCGCCAAGAATCCATGAAAGAAGAAGTCAGATGAAAACTCAG